One region of Juglans regia cultivar Chandler chromosome 4, Walnut 2.0, whole genome shotgun sequence genomic DNA includes:
- the LOC108990207 gene encoding uncharacterized protein LOC108990207 yields the protein MSKTPPNPVGECICKLSSKEYPKKAKGISFFAFLLSIFVYICVFYTFNLSFSYTLFNTTKFWFFISNTLILIIAADYGAFSSSKEKHDLYEDYMMMMHSQVKNNVSSFVSQYPDVVKTDPKQEDVDHDDDLQEKKEILAEDQRDQYLYPESKSIMANISHDSKKPRNHENLQEKKQVLTPQADHKSDARSSRGRKSGKDRLLVIHDESKNIMSDNDDQKHDKPSDDQLEDNEFSTMSDEELNRRVQEFIDRINRQIRLQSYHYKKNQHL from the coding sequence ATGTCCAAAACCCCACCAAATCCGGTGGGAGAATGCATCTGCAAATTATCTTCCAAAGAGTATCCTAAGAAAGCCAAGGGAATTTCCTTCTTTGCCtttcttctctccatttttgtttatatttgtgTCTTTTATACCTTCAATCTATCTTTTTCTTATACTCTCTTCAACACCACCAAGTTCTGGTTTTTCATTTCCAACACTCTCATCCTCATCATTGCTGCTGACTATGGTGCTTTCTCTTCGTCCAAAGAGAAACATGATCTTTATGAAGAttacatgatgatgatgcatAGCCAAGTGAAAAATAACGTTTCATCCTTCGTTTCACAATACCCAGATGTTGTCAAAACCGATCCCAAGCAAGAGGAcgttgatcatgatgatgatttgcaagaaaagaaagaaatattagcTGAAGATCAAAGGGATCAATATTTATACCCAGAAAGTAAATCTATCATGGCCAATATTAGTCATGATTCGAAAAAGCctagaaatcatgaaaacttgCAAGAAAAGAAGCAGGTTCTTACCCCACAAGCTGATCATAAGAGTGATGCAAGAAGTTCTCGCGGAAGAAAGTCAGGAAAAGATAGACTCCTCGTGATTCATGACGAGAGCAAGAACATCATGTCAGACAATGATGATCAAAAGCATGATAAACCAAGTGATGATCAATTGGAAGATAATGAGTTTTCAACCATGTCTGATGAGGAACTGAACAGAAGAGTTCAAGAGTTTATTGATAGAATTAATAGACAGATTCGGCTTCAAtcatatcactacaagaaaaatcagCATTTATGA